One window of Paenibacillus sp. JQZ6Y-1 genomic DNA carries:
- a CDS encoding RNA polymerase sigma factor: MSEMLDDKELMRRIARKDTEALEEVYDRYERAVYAFAYRIVHDTMAAEEVVQELFLRVWNHAERYDRGQGKLSTWMFTIARNIAVDMLRRKSSRAAADAVGDEVLQVIPDTGTDVEQEVTMNWERQRIREAMMELREEQQQVIESIYFQGLTQHEVSEKFSIPLGTVKSRVRLAIRQLHGKLAEAVKGGNAYE, encoded by the coding sequence ATGAGTGAAATGTTGGACGACAAAGAATTGATGCGTCGGATTGCCCGCAAGGACACCGAAGCTTTGGAAGAAGTATATGATCGCTATGAACGCGCAGTATATGCTTTCGCTTACCGCATCGTGCACGATACGATGGCGGCGGAAGAGGTAGTACAGGAATTGTTTTTGAGAGTATGGAATCATGCGGAACGCTATGATCGGGGCCAGGGGAAGCTTTCGACATGGATGTTTACAATCGCACGCAATATAGCAGTAGACATGCTGCGGCGCAAATCATCACGCGCAGCGGCCGATGCCGTCGGTGATGAGGTTCTACAGGTGATTCCCGATACAGGGACGGATGTAGAACAAGAGGTCACGATGAATTGGGAGCGACAGCGCATCCGCGAGGCCATGATGGAATTACGCGAAGAACAGCAGCAGGTGATAGAGTCGATCTATTTTCAAGGATTGACGCAACATGAAGTATCCGAGAAATTCAGCATTCCGCTTGGAACCGTCAAAAGCAGGGTCAGACTTGCGATACGGCAGCTTCATGGGAAGCTTGCTGAAGCGGTAAAGGGGGGAAACGCATATGAGTAA
- a CDS encoding TetR/AcrR family transcriptional regulator, whose amino-acid sequence MPAPGRPREFKDQRVVEAAVEAFMQKGYAACSAQDLCEKTGLGRGSLYNAFGNKHDLYIEALEYYDLQGVNDQQEILQRPISAKERLQALLDFPMAFDFGEEHKPGCLVINSAMERGGMDDDVDRIFRRHVDLLEDMIVAVLKEAVESGELQLPDSQSTDTQVAELAAMLLSSFYGMRVLNKGTQNRELAHRIASGTLTAIFGG is encoded by the coding sequence TTGCCTGCACCAGGTAGACCACGGGAATTTAAAGATCAGCGTGTAGTGGAAGCTGCAGTCGAAGCATTTATGCAAAAAGGATATGCTGCCTGCTCGGCACAGGACCTATGCGAGAAGACTGGATTGGGCAGGGGCAGTCTGTATAACGCCTTTGGCAACAAGCATGATCTGTATATTGAAGCGCTGGAGTATTACGATTTGCAAGGGGTAAACGATCAGCAGGAAATTTTGCAGCGTCCGATTTCAGCTAAGGAGCGTTTGCAGGCGTTGCTGGATTTTCCAATGGCGTTTGACTTTGGCGAGGAGCATAAGCCTGGCTGTCTCGTTATCAATTCAGCGATGGAGCGCGGCGGGATGGACGACGATGTGGATCGGATTTTTCGGCGACATGTTGATTTATTGGAGGATATGATTGTTGCTGTGCTGAAGGAAGCGGTAGAAAGCGGCGAATTGCAGCTGCCGGATTCGCAGTCAACGGATACTCAAGTAGCAGAACTGGCGGCGATGCTGTTGAGCAGCTTTTACGGAATGCGTGTATTGAACAAAGGCACGCAAAATCGCGAGCTTGCCCATCGGATCGCAAGTGGAACATTAACGGCGATCTTTGGCGGATAA
- a CDS encoding YoaK family protein, with translation MNLKVYRNLIILLLCLVSGIVDVIGYLNLGRVFTANMTGNIIVMGMAIGNLHTVSFLRSGVAFAGFIIGNAVARLMLGSSKPTGLWSPRLTVLVIIQLVFFLLFSVMAQSLLIPAVEYGLIALLSFTMGTQTTMARRLGVAGISTTVLTNNMASVVEDVTARLRQLARRDGSAARDGWPLAETLLRSAAILIYGGGAVIATIVEQRYALLSIWIVIIIMLIVLSIAIFAFRKPAQN, from the coding sequence GTGAACCTAAAGGTGTACCGCAATTTGATTATTTTACTGCTCTGCTTAGTATCAGGCATCGTCGATGTGATCGGCTATCTGAATCTGGGCAGAGTATTCACCGCTAATATGACTGGCAATATTATCGTAATGGGAATGGCGATTGGCAATCTGCATACGGTATCCTTTTTGCGCTCTGGGGTAGCCTTTGCTGGATTTATTATCGGTAATGCTGTCGCCAGACTCATGTTAGGCAGCAGCAAGCCTACCGGATTATGGTCGCCGCGATTGACTGTGCTGGTAATTATCCAGCTCGTCTTTTTCCTACTCTTCTCGGTGATGGCGCAGTCGCTGCTCATTCCAGCAGTAGAATATGGTCTGATCGCGCTGCTCAGCTTTACGATGGGCACGCAGACAACGATGGCGCGTCGACTTGGAGTGGCGGGTATCTCCACCACCGTATTGACGAACAATATGGCAAGTGTCGTGGAGGATGTAACTGCCCGTTTGCGTCAACTGGCGCGACGTGACGGATCAGCGGCGCGTGACGGCTGGCCGCTTGCCGAAACCTTGCTGCGTAGTGCAGCGATTCTAATCTATGGCGGCGGTGCAGTGATTGCTACAATTGTGGAACAACGCTACGCGCTGCTTAGTATTTGGATCGTAATTATCATTATGCTGATTGTACTATCCATCGCGATATTCGCCTTTCGCAAGCCAGCACAAAATTAA
- a CDS encoding HD-GYP domain-containing protein codes for MNEYQQFLRKMVLNYILGSVLAVAVVGGMLVLTTINGSLLQNLRMLVIMLTSFVFMVTVEGLTFRHHIRPIRQAFQASQPTVEQLEQAYMQLHRFPKLAVSRIMIPHFMGLTIPAVIMVSIGIYTGWVTLPWYYIGIGTAGALMVASMHAFIEFFLTSTTIRPLLLAIKARLRTLYDRDTLGLEKVYLTVRQKYQLSIFLMGVFPVTLFSLAAQIRLQEMTGINATSYWQWAGMVIFVSIVFSLCGALLLARDVEHPINNLYNAMSRVEAGDFNVYAQDYYSDDFSRLILGFNNMVKGLSTRDQRNQQLLDSYFATLAAALDARDPYTAGHSERVAEYAVSIAVSAGLCEYDIDQLRKTALLHDIGKIGVKDSVLLKDGRLTDEEFDQIKKHPEMGESILQRVEPADAMRPYLPGVRSHHERFDGKGYPDGLKGASIPLFGRIIAVADAFDAMTSDRPYRKGMPKEKAIAILEEGRGTQWDPQLATLFIDEYRRNQKQEEVTLPVQHKESV; via the coding sequence GTGAACGAATATCAACAATTTTTACGGAAAATGGTGCTGAATTACATTCTGGGTTCCGTGCTCGCCGTTGCTGTTGTCGGCGGTATGCTCGTGCTTACAACGATAAATGGTTCGCTGTTACAAAATTTGAGAATGCTCGTTATTATGCTAACTTCATTTGTATTTATGGTGACGGTGGAAGGGCTAACCTTCAGACATCACATACGCCCAATCCGTCAAGCATTTCAAGCGTCACAGCCAACGGTCGAACAATTGGAGCAAGCGTACATGCAGTTGCATCGATTCCCCAAGTTAGCAGTATCCCGTATTATGATTCCTCATTTTATGGGATTGACGATTCCAGCGGTCATTATGGTAAGTATCGGCATTTATACCGGCTGGGTCACATTGCCATGGTATTACATTGGAATCGGTACCGCGGGTGCATTGATGGTTGCTAGTATGCACGCCTTTATCGAATTTTTTCTGACATCAACGACGATACGACCTTTATTGCTGGCGATTAAGGCGCGATTACGAACATTATATGATCGCGATACACTCGGTTTGGAAAAGGTTTATCTGACGGTCCGCCAAAAGTATCAACTCAGTATTTTTCTGATGGGTGTATTTCCTGTGACTTTGTTTAGCCTTGCTGCGCAAATTCGCTTGCAGGAAATGACCGGCATTAATGCAACGTCGTATTGGCAGTGGGCAGGTATGGTTATCTTCGTCAGTATCGTATTCAGTCTGTGCGGTGCGTTGCTATTAGCACGCGATGTAGAGCATCCGATCAACAATTTGTACAATGCGATGTCCCGCGTAGAGGCGGGAGATTTTAATGTGTATGCACAGGATTATTACTCGGATGATTTCTCCCGCTTGATTCTCGGCTTTAACAACATGGTCAAAGGATTGAGCACACGCGATCAGCGGAATCAGCAGCTACTAGACAGTTATTTTGCTACGCTGGCGGCGGCGCTGGATGCACGCGATCCATATACTGCCGGTCACTCGGAGCGTGTTGCCGAATATGCGGTCAGCATCGCGGTGAGCGCTGGACTGTGCGAATACGATATTGATCAGCTACGCAAAACGGCATTACTACACGACATTGGCAAAATCGGTGTAAAGGATTCTGTCCTGCTCAAGGATGGACGATTGACCGATGAAGAATTTGACCAGATCAAAAAGCATCCTGAAATGGGCGAAAGTATTCTACAACGTGTGGAGCCAGCAGATGCGATGCGCCCTTACTTGCCTGGCGTGCGTTCCCATCATGAGCGCTTTGACGGCAAAGGCTATCCAGATGGATTGAAGGGTGCCAGCATACCGCTGTTCGGCCGCATTATCGCGGTAGCGGATGCGTTTGACGCGATGACGTCTGACCGTCCATACCGCAAAGGAATGCCTAAGGAAAAAGCGATTGCCATTTTGGAAGAAGGTCGCGGTACCCAATGGGACCCGCAGCTTGCCACACTGTTCATCGACGAATACCGCCGCAATCAAAAGCAAGAAGAAGTGACACTGCCTGTACAGCATAAGGAATCGGTGTAA
- a CDS encoding potassium/proton antiporter, which translates to MEATEMTSNLILLLGTLLLLGVLSAKFSSRFGMPALVFFIIAGMVLGKFIYYDNAFITQWFGVLALVIILFEGGMQTDFRQIRPIIRPALSLATVGVLLTAFVIGYCAHIILGVSLMEGLLFGSIVGSTDAAAVFSVLSGKNVRTRLTSTLEAESGSNDPMAVFLTIMFIELLNNPATSIWSEIFSFVWEMGFGLALGLICGKLSVFLINKINFETSSLYPVLAISSALFTYGVSSLTHASGFLGVYVMALVMGNSDLTYRRTILQFNQGFGWIMQILMFVLLGLLVFPEQLPSIIWQGLALSLLLIIIARPLGVFVSLMFSQFNFREKTLLSWAGLRGAVPIVLATYPLLAGVEHGQLFFNVVFFVVLTSALIQGTTISPLAQKLGLVDKTIDQQPSIMELVATGRTHSEISHMTLTSQSKLINRELQEIDLPASVLITAVLRNEDIITPRGDTMLLPGDKIYLLGPKAKREDIRRLFTGEGNPSAS; encoded by the coding sequence ATGGAAGCAACGGAAATGACAAGCAATCTAATTTTACTGCTGGGAACCCTGCTACTACTTGGCGTGTTATCCGCCAAATTCTCCTCGCGGTTCGGTATGCCAGCACTGGTCTTCTTTATTATTGCTGGTATGGTTCTTGGCAAATTCATTTATTATGACAATGCGTTTATTACCCAATGGTTCGGTGTACTGGCGCTGGTGATTATCCTATTCGAGGGCGGGATGCAGACGGACTTCCGCCAGATTCGCCCGATTATTCGTCCTGCTCTATCCTTGGCAACAGTGGGTGTACTGCTGACTGCGTTTGTGATCGGATATTGCGCTCATATTATTCTGGGCGTGAGTCTGATGGAAGGGCTGCTGTTCGGTTCGATTGTTGGCTCAACCGATGCCGCCGCCGTCTTCTCTGTATTAAGTGGCAAAAATGTACGTACCCGGCTCACCTCCACACTAGAAGCGGAATCCGGCAGTAACGATCCGATGGCGGTTTTTTTGACCATTATGTTTATCGAATTGCTGAACAATCCAGCAACTAGCATTTGGAGCGAGATTTTCTCATTTGTATGGGAAATGGGCTTTGGGCTTGCACTGGGGTTAATCTGCGGTAAATTATCCGTATTCCTGATTAACAAAATCAATTTCGAGACGTCCAGTTTGTATCCGGTGCTGGCCATCTCTAGCGCCCTGTTCACGTACGGCGTCAGCTCGCTTACTCATGCAAGCGGCTTTCTCGGCGTATATGTAATGGCGCTGGTGATGGGCAATTCCGATCTGACCTATCGGCGGACGATTCTGCAATTCAATCAGGGCTTCGGCTGGATTATGCAGATCTTGATGTTCGTCCTGCTCGGTCTGCTCGTCTTCCCTGAGCAGTTGCCATCCATCATCTGGCAAGGTCTGGCACTATCATTGCTACTGATTATTATTGCGCGCCCACTCGGCGTGTTCGTCAGTCTCATGTTTAGCCAATTTAATTTCCGTGAAAAGACGCTGCTCTCATGGGCAGGCTTACGCGGTGCTGTACCGATTGTGCTTGCCACCTATCCTCTACTGGCAGGTGTAGAGCATGGACAGCTCTTTTTCAACGTAGTCTTCTTCGTTGTGCTAACCTCAGCGTTAATTCAAGGCACGACCATCTCGCCACTCGCGCAAAAACTTGGTCTGGTGGACAAAACGATTGATCAGCAGCCATCCATTATGGAGCTGGTTGCAACTGGGCGCACGCACTCCGAGATCAGTCATATGACGCTGACCTCTCAGAGCAAGCTGATCAACCGCGAATTGCAGGAGATTGATCTTCCGGCCAGCGTGCTCATTACCGCTGTCTTACGCAACGAAGATATTATTACGCCACGTGGCGATACGATGCTACTGCCTGGCGACAAAATCTATCTGCTCGGCCCCAAAGCCAAGCGTGAAGATATTCGTCGCCTGTTTACCGGCGAAGGCAATCCGTCTGCATCGTAA
- a CDS encoding YhgE/Pip domain-containing protein, which translates to MKNIWTIYKTDWKNLFSVSTGILLVIAIMLLPSVYAWFNIKAMWDPYSNTSGIIIAVTNQDKGTKIQNKQVNVGDQVVANLKKNNKLGWTFVDEKQAQKGLDNGNYYATILIPSDFSEKIGSILTDDPVKPQIVYTVNEKISAIAPKITDKGATTLTQEISEEFIETASEAVLTKMQEAGIKLEEELPTIRNIENKILTLEARLPEINQFADQALELEKKLPQIDAQAQKIVELQKRIPEIEQAGQMILKVEDNLPKIKEAGNAILELQKRLPDIRKAANKVNELDQNFYKVEDALDQAITDADKLASIISTAQQTLPKVQEITSIGSDFADKVNTFLDDNDGAFDAIAPVIRQNLVLLQQTADATTQLVDAIDNADIDPQTAIDSLSFLETRLTRGAAIVERITDLLTRLNNVLPNQPLTDNINRLNNIHDLMERQIGLVQSISQAIQNGQQPAKDILNNLRELSTNVSDALGDLLSVYDSKIVPDINEGLDKLKTVAKDASDVLNTANNTLPDIAAVLSDAQSGVQFGQQELARIKNDLPTIRQKLHDANELIQSRMDQFTELVNTAAAFVNNDLPKIENKIHEAADFVRDDLPKAEQELTKISDLIQNKLPEAEDAVHKVGDFVRNDLPGLEKSVRNAADKVRVLKNSDSELSQIIKWLKGDIQQESDFLSSPVELKQVRTYPIPNYGSSMSPFYTTLSIWVGGMLLISMFKAEVDDPERRFRPYQVYFGRLATFMTIGLVQAFIIAMGDIFILGAYVASPIWFVTMSMLISMVFVTLVYTLVSVFGNIGKGLAIILLVLQFSSSGGTFPVSMTGTFFQAIHPWFPFTYAVELLRETVGGMLMTTVYKDIMYLIGFVLLFILFALLFKKPLGPLTEKMAQKAKKTKMIP; encoded by the coding sequence ATGAAAAATATCTGGACTATTTACAAAACCGACTGGAAAAACCTGTTCAGTGTGTCGACCGGCATTTTGCTGGTCATTGCGATCATGCTGCTGCCGTCTGTCTATGCTTGGTTTAATATCAAGGCAATGTGGGACCCGTACAGCAATACGTCCGGCATCATCATCGCAGTGACCAATCAGGATAAAGGCACCAAGATTCAAAACAAGCAGGTCAATGTTGGTGATCAAGTCGTTGCCAATCTGAAAAAGAACAACAAGCTCGGTTGGACGTTTGTGGACGAGAAACAAGCACAAAAAGGGCTAGATAACGGCAATTATTATGCCACTATCCTGATTCCGTCCGACTTTTCCGAGAAGATTGGCAGCATTCTGACCGATGATCCGGTCAAGCCGCAGATCGTCTACACCGTCAATGAAAAGATCAGCGCCATCGCACCCAAAATCACTGATAAAGGCGCGACCACATTAACGCAGGAGATTAGCGAGGAATTTATCGAGACCGCCAGCGAAGCCGTGCTGACCAAGATGCAGGAAGCCGGTATCAAGCTGGAGGAAGAACTGCCAACCATTCGCAATATTGAGAACAAAATTCTAACGCTGGAAGCGCGTCTACCGGAAATTAACCAGTTTGCCGATCAAGCACTAGAGTTGGAAAAGAAACTGCCGCAGATCGACGCCCAAGCACAAAAGATCGTCGAGCTACAAAAGCGTATCCCAGAGATCGAACAAGCTGGGCAGATGATTCTCAAGGTAGAGGACAATCTACCGAAGATCAAGGAAGCAGGCAATGCTATTCTAGAATTGCAAAAACGCCTGCCTGACATTCGCAAAGCTGCGAATAAAGTTAACGAGCTGGATCAGAACTTCTACAAGGTGGAGGATGCGCTGGATCAGGCGATTACAGACGCCGACAAGCTGGCAAGCATTATCTCTACCGCTCAGCAAACATTGCCGAAGGTGCAGGAGATTACGAGCATCGGCTCTGATTTTGCCGATAAGGTCAATACGTTTCTGGATGACAACGATGGTGCATTCGATGCCATCGCACCTGTCATTCGTCAGAATCTAGTGCTGCTGCAACAGACTGCCGATGCGACGACGCAATTGGTTGACGCTATCGACAATGCCGATATTGATCCGCAGACGGCGATTGATTCCCTGTCCTTTTTGGAAACGCGGCTAACACGTGGGGCGGCAATTGTAGAGCGGATTACCGATCTGCTTACCCGTTTGAACAATGTACTGCCGAATCAACCGCTGACTGACAATATCAATCGATTGAACAATATTCATGATCTGATGGAACGTCAGATTGGCTTGGTGCAGAGCATCAGTCAGGCGATTCAGAATGGTCAGCAGCCTGCCAAGGATATTTTGAACAACCTGCGCGAGCTATCTACCAATGTGAGTGATGCGCTGGGCGATCTGCTGTCCGTGTACGATTCCAAGATTGTGCCTGACATTAATGAAGGTCTGGACAAGCTCAAGACCGTTGCCAAGGATGCTTCTGATGTACTGAATACCGCCAACAATACGCTGCCAGATATTGCTGCTGTACTGAGCGATGCCCAAAGTGGCGTGCAATTCGGACAACAGGAGCTGGCGCGGATCAAAAACGATTTGCCAACGATTCGCCAGAAGCTGCATGATGCCAATGAATTGATTCAGAGCCGGATGGATCAGTTTACCGAGCTAGTGAATACGGCAGCAGCGTTTGTAAATAATGATCTGCCGAAGATTGAGAATAAGATTCACGAGGCAGCGGATTTTGTTCGTGACGATTTGCCGAAGGCGGAGCAGGAGCTGACCAAGATTAGCGATCTGATCCAGAACAAGCTACCGGAAGCCGAGGATGCAGTGCATAAGGTGGGTGACTTTGTTCGGAACGATCTGCCTGGTTTGGAAAAATCAGTCCGCAACGCCGCTGACAAGGTGCGCGTGCTCAAAAATAGCGATAGCGAGCTGTCCCAGATTATTAAATGGCTCAAGGGTGATATTCAGCAGGAGAGCGATTTCCTATCCAGCCCCGTAGAGCTGAAGCAAGTACGCACATATCCGATTCCAAACTACGGCTCATCCATGTCGCCGTTTTATACGACACTGTCGATCTGGGTAGGCGGTATGCTGCTCATCTCCATGTTCAAAGCAGAGGTGGATGATCCAGAGCGACGCTTCCGTCCGTATCAAGTGTATTTTGGACGACTGGCTACCTTTATGACGATTGGGCTAGTACAGGCGTTTATTATTGCGATGGGTGATATTTTCATCCTTGGCGCCTATGTCGCGTCGCCTATCTGGTTTGTCACAATGAGCATGCTGATTAGTATGGTATTCGTAACGCTGGTATACACGCTAGTGTCCGTATTTGGCAATATCGGAAAAGGGCTAGCGATCATTCTACTGGTGCTGCAATTTTCCAGCTCCGGCGGTACATTCCCTGTCAGCATGACGGGAACCTTTTTCCAAGCAATTCATCCGTGGTTTCCTTTTACGTATGCGGTGGAGCTGCTGCGCGAAACGGTGGGCGGTATGCTAATGACGACTGTGTACAAGGATATTATGTATCTGATCGGCTTTGTACTGTTATTTATCCTATTCGCGTTGCTATTCAAAAAGCCACTTGGACCACTTACCGAGAAAATGGCGCAAAAAGCTAAAAAGACCAAAATGATCCCGTAA
- a CDS encoding anti-sigma factor: MSNEHNNNEWMDMVEMYVLGGLDREEQEQFEAYMREHEQCRLAVQELREVVGFLPLVTEPVTPPKGMKSRVLDRVFAEGKPGSGQADSAFGLPFEPEVPVASTSSTEETIASQPSMPNVIPLPQRQSEPAAQGANSNTRTSRGAIWRITTAVAVVAAILIGVYAGSLRGQLNTMQQQLAMTSNQIGSLQQQIVAASMPSQGLRVNEAVKLSPAAKDIVAQGLATIVIDDKGTHLLVQADNLPKLEGTQAFQVWLIKGNIKQSAGTFLTRGGNGAMYYTFKPEDYDTIAITLEPDGTGDQPRGPVILAANIAGQG, encoded by the coding sequence ATGAGTAACGAGCACAACAATAACGAGTGGATGGATATGGTCGAAATGTATGTACTCGGCGGTCTGGATCGGGAAGAACAGGAGCAATTTGAGGCATATATGAGAGAACATGAACAATGCCGCCTTGCCGTGCAAGAATTGCGGGAAGTTGTCGGCTTTCTGCCGCTGGTCACCGAGCCTGTCACACCACCAAAAGGAATGAAAAGCCGTGTACTGGATCGGGTATTTGCTGAGGGCAAACCGGGCAGTGGACAGGCAGATTCTGCATTTGGACTGCCGTTCGAACCGGAAGTACCAGTCGCGAGCACATCATCAACCGAAGAAACGATAGCATCACAACCATCAATGCCGAATGTCATTCCGCTGCCTCAGCGTCAAAGTGAGCCAGCAGCACAAGGAGCAAATTCAAATACACGTACCAGTCGCGGCGCCATCTGGCGTATCACGACAGCCGTAGCCGTAGTCGCTGCCATTCTGATCGGCGTCTATGCAGGCAGTCTGCGTGGACAGCTGAATACGATGCAGCAACAGCTTGCCATGACCAGCAATCAAATTGGCAGCCTGCAGCAGCAGATCGTAGCTGCCTCCATGCCAAGTCAGGGGTTGCGCGTGAATGAAGCGGTCAAGCTAAGCCCAGCAGCCAAGGATATTGTGGCTCAAGGATTAGCGACGATTGTGATTGATGATAAAGGCACGCATCTGCTGGTACAGGCTGACAACCTGCCTAAACTGGAAGGCACTCAGGCGTTCCAAGTATGGCTGATTAAAGGGAATATCAAACAGAGCGCCGGTACCTTCCTAACAAGAGGCGGGAACGGAGCGATGTATTACACGTTCAAACCGGAAGACTATGATACGATTGCGATTACGCTGGAGCCAGATGGAACAGGCGACCAGCCGCGCGGACCGGTCATTCTGGCCGCGAATATCGCCGGTCAGGGTTAA